The following are encoded together in the Triticum dicoccoides isolate Atlit2015 ecotype Zavitan chromosome 6B, WEW_v2.0, whole genome shotgun sequence genome:
- the LOC119326659 gene encoding probable inactive poly [ADP-ribose] polymerase SRO2, translated as MKSFLCSAMLANADENGEAHIMLCRVLLGRPEAIPAGSSKLHPSSDNYDSAIDNMQNPQWYVVWGKDMNMRILPEYVVNFKCPNLHQMQGSSGANSTLKKPSPVAHDMFPTLLAEIQWFMPSSKLQTLQGTYNCFKVNWWGCLLV; from the exons ATGAAATCATTTTTATGCAGCGCAATGCTAGCAAATGCAGATGAGAACGGCGAGGCGCATATCATGTTGTGCCGTGTTCTGTTGGGCCGGCCAGAGGCCATCCCGGCCGGGTCCTCCAAGCTCCACCCCAGCAGTGACAATTACGACAGTGCCATCGACAACATGCAGAACCCACAGTGGTATGTTGTTTGGGGCAAGGACATGAACATGAGGATCCTCCCAGAGTACGTCGTCAACTTCAAGTGTCCCAACCTCCATCAGATGCAAG GATCATCGGGAGCGAACTCCACGCTAAAGAAGCCTTCGCCGGTGGCTCATGACATGTTTCCGACGCTTCTAGCAGAGATCCAGTGGTTCATGCCATCTTCCAAGCTGCAGACATTGCAGGGGACCTACAATTGCTTCAAGGTAAATTGGTGGGGGTGCTTATTAGTATAG